Within the Leptospira stimsonii genome, the region TACACACATTACGATTCCGGGTATTAACCCAGTGGTTGTTGCCGGGATCGCAAACGATCCATCTTCCGAAGGTCTTCTTGGAATGGTGGATCTTTTCGCGGGTGGAGCGCTTTTGAAATTTTCCATCTTCGCGCTTGGAATCATGCCTTACATTTCCTCGTCGATCGTGATGCAATTGTTCATGGTCCTCGTTCCTTCTCTTCAGAAACTTCAAAAAGAAGGAGAAGAAGGAAGAAAGAAAATCGGTCAGTACACGAAATATGGAACCGTAATTCTTTGTGCGATTCAATCCTTAGCAGTGATTCAACTCGCGAAGGGCTGGTCTACTGGAACCGAGCTTGAGCCAGCTAGATATCCGGGACTGATCAACTCTAGCGTTATTCCTTATTTCTATTTAATCGGTATTTTATCCATTACCACCGGAACTGTTCTTTTGATCTGGCTCGGTGAACAAATTACGGAAAGAGGAATCGGAAACGGTATTTCTCTTTTGATCTTTGCTGGTATTATCGGAAGACTTCCTGAATCTATGGTCCAACTTTTTTCCACAGATACGATGGATGCTCTGAACGTTCTTATTCTTTTGATTCTTTTTATTCTTCTCATTTCTCTTACCGTTTTGTTAACACAAGGTGTGAGAAAAGTTCCTCTTCAATATGGGAAACAGATGGTAGGAAGAAAGATGGTTCAGGCAAAAAGCCAATCCATTCCTTTCAAAGTAAACGGCGCAAACGTTATGCCGATCATCTTTGCTTCTTCTTTGATTTTATTTCCGCAGACGATCATCCAGTGGTTATCATCGAGTAGCGAACAGTGGGCGGGTTGGGCGATCATCATGGACTTTTTCAATCCATTCTCCCAGATCTGGTATCACGCATTATTCTACTTTATCATCTATACTTCTTTGATCGTATTCTTCGCATATTTTTATACTGCGATTCAGTTCAACCCGACCGAGTTGGCTGAAAACCTGAAGAAATACGGCGGGTTCATTCCAGGGATTCGTCCGGGTTCTCATACGAAAGAATATATCGAAAAAGTGTTAAACAGAATCACTCTTCCGGGTGCGATGTTCTTGGCGGGTCTGGCTCTGGCTCCTTATATCATCATCAAATTCTTAGATCTGAGTTCCAACTCAGGAGGCGGATCTTTGGTTTATACGTTCGGCGGGACTTCCCTCTTGATCATGGTCGGGGTTGCGCTGGAGACTTTGAAACAAATCGAGTCTCAACTTTTAATGAGAAATTATGAAGGCTTCATGAAGAAGTCGAAAATCAAGGGAAGGTCTTAAGCCTAAACTCATGAAGAATATTATTTTCATGGGGCCTCCCGGGGCAGGAAAAGGAACGCAGGCAAAGATTCTTTGTCAGAACCTTGGAATCCCACAGATTTCCACCGGTGATATTCTCCGCGAAGCGGTAAAGAATCAAACTCCGATGGGAGTCGAAGCAAAACGTTTTATGGATGCGGGTGATTTGGTTCCGGATTCTGTCGTAATCGGAATTATCAAAGATCGCATCCGGGAAGCGGATTGCAAGAATGGATTTTTATTGGATGGTTTTCCGAGAACCGTGGAACAAGCGGACGCTCTGGATTCTCTTTTAAAAGGGGAAGGAAAATCGATCGATAAAGCGATCAATCTTCAAGTTCCTGATGCGGAACTTTTGAAGAGACTTTTGAGTCGCGCGGAAATCGAAGGACGTGCGGACGACAACGAAGCGACGATTAAGAATCGTCTGGATAATTATAACAAGAAGACTCTTCCTCTTCTGGACTACTACGCGGCACAAAAGAAACTTTCTCAAGTGAACGGAGTCGGGTCCCTGGAAGAGGTGACTTCTTTGATTCAAAAGGAGCTAGCTTAATCAGTGGCAAAGGAAGAAGCGATCACAGTCGATGGCACCGTACTTGAGCCCCTGCCCAACGCGATGTTCCGTGTAGAATTGGAAAATGGTCATAAGGTTTTGGCCCATATTTCCGGAAAGATGAGAATGCACTATATCCGGATTTTACCGGGTGATAAAGTTACGGTAGAACTCTCCCCTTACGATCTTTCTAAGGGTAGAATTACTTACCGCAAAAAGTAGGAATTGTTATGAAAGTAAGAACATCAGTTAAGAAAATCTGCTCTAGCTGCAAGGTTATCAGAAGAAAAGGTGTAATCCGCGTGATCTGCACCAATCCGAAACACAAACAAAGGCAAGCATAAGAAATATGGCGCGTATTGCAGGTATTGACCTTCCAAGAGAAAAAAGAATTGTTATTGGATTAACCTATATCTTCGGAATAGGAAATTCCTTATCGAGAGGAATTTTGAAAAAGGCCGGAGTAGACGAAAAGATTCGCGTAAAGGACCTAAACGAGGCTCAAGAAGCGGCGATTCGTAAGGCGATTGAAGAAAGTGCAAAAGTGGAAGGGGACCTGCGTTCCGAAATCCAACTGAACATCAAACGTTTGATGGACATTGGATGCTACAGAGGACTCAGACATAGAAGAGGTCTTCCGGTAAATGGTCAAAGAACCAGAACCAACGCCAGAACCAGAAAGGGCGGTAAGAAGACTGTAGCGAATAAGAAAAAGGTAACTAAGTAATCATGGCTGACGATAAGAAATCCAAGAAAGAAAAGAAAGTTAAAAAGAAGGAAAAGAAGGTCGTTCCTCGCGGGAAAGTTTATATCACCGCTTCCTTCAATAACACGATCGTAACCATCACCGATATGGCGGGGAATACAATTTCCTGGTCCACGTCCGGTGCGATGGGATTCCGTGGATCCAAAAAATCCACTCCGTATGCGGCACAGATCGCGGCGGGAAATGCGGCCGAAAAAGCTATGGATGCGGCCGGCTTGCAAGAAGTAGACGTGATGGTTTCCGGACCCGGCATTGGCCGCGAGTCTGCAATTCGTTCTTTGGTTGCCAGAGGATTGAACATTAAGATGATTAAGGATGTGACTCCGTTGCCTCACAACGGTTGCCGTCCACGTAAGAGAAGAAGGGTCTAAGGTAGTTTAAGATGGCAAGATATAGAGGTCCTGTTGTAAAAATCATGAGAAGGGAGGGAGTCGATCTCTTCCTTAAGTCGAGCTATACTTTTAATAAAGATAAATTCCACCGCAAAGGGCCTCCTGGTATGCCAACTAAGCGGAAAGGAAAAGTGTCGGAATACGGCGCTCAGCTTCGCGAAAAACAAAAACTCAAAAGAGCATACGGTCTTTTAGAAAAACAATTCCGTAGATATTACGAAGAAGCGTCTCACGCTCACGGTGTGACCGGTGAAATTCTTCTTCAACTTTTGGAAAGAAGATTGGATAACGTTCTCTATCGTCTTGGTTTCGCGGTAACTCGTCGCCAAGCCAGAAACTTCATCGCTCACAGACATATTCTCGTGAACGGTGATAGAGTGGATATTCCTTCCTACAGACTCAACGTAGGTGATAAAGTGGAAATTCGCGACAAGTTCAAAACTTCTACCTTCATTGCAGATAACATTCGTTTATCGCAATCGTTGCAGGGAGTTCCATCTTGGTTATCGGCAGATTACACAAACTTTGGCGGGGACGTAACGGCATTGCCTGAACGCCACCATATCGATCTACCGGTTAAAGAACAGGTAATCGTAGAGCTTTACTCTAAATAAAATCTGATAGAAGGGTCTCAAATTGTCTCTCAAAAGCTTACTCAAAGGATTTAAACGTCCTAAGAAGATAGAATTCAACACGGAAGCGAACACCCCGAATTATGGGAAGTTCGTTGCAGAGCCATTTGAAAGGGGTTTTGCCACAACTATCGGTAACTCTCTCAGAAGGACCCTTATGTCCTCGATCGAGGGAGCGGCGATTTCCGCGATTCGTATCGAAGGTGTGAATCACGAGTTCTCCTTTATCGAAGGCGTTGCGGAAGACGTTACCAGAATCATTCTCAACCTGAAACAAGTTCGTATCAAATACGAGCCGGAAGAAAAAGATCAAAGTAAGATCATTCATCTGGAACTGAAAGGCGCGGGATATTTTAGAGCAGGGGATCTCGCAGTAGATTCTTCTATCGAAATTATGAATCCGGATCTTCACATCGCGACTCTCAATGAAGATGCAAATCTCATCATGGATTTGGAAATTCAAAGAGGAAGAGGATACGTTCCTGCAGAAGAAAAGAAAAAAGACATCGAAGTCCTTGGAACGATTCCTGTAGACTCGATCTTCTCTCCGGTTCAAAAAGTAGTTTTCGAAGTTTCCGAGACCCGTGTTGCTCAGAGATCCGATTACGAAAAATTGACTCTGGAAGTCTGGACGGACGGATCCGTTTCTCCGGACGACGCTGTGGCTCAAGCGGCAAAAATCTTAAAAGAGCACCTTACAGTATTTATCAATTTCGAAGAAGAACTGGAAGAGGAAGACGACGAACTGGATGAAGCTGACGAAAAACTCAAAGCTTCCTTGTCTAAACATGTGGAAGAGTTGGAACTTTCGGTTCGTTCTCTCAATGTGCTAAGAAGTCTGGAAATCGATTTTATCGGAGACCTCGTAAAGAGATCCGAAGAAGAAATGTCGAAATCCAAACACTATAGCGACCAGTGTCTACAAGAGTTGAAAACGAAACTTTCCACTCTCGGTCTCTCTTTCGGAATGAGGGATTTCTAAAATGAACAAAAGAAATAAAGTAAAACATTTAAACCGCAATAAAGGTCACAGAGATGCGCTGATCAATAACATGATCACAAGTCTTTTTAAGTATGAAAGAATTGAATCCACTCAAGCAAAATTGAAAGTGATTCGTTCTCACGCTGAAAAATTGATTACAAGAGCTAAGAAGAATCTCGCTGTCGATCTGAAACCGGAAATTCAACTTCACAACAAGCGTGAAGTTATGAAAAGAATCAAAGACCGTGAAGTCGTTGTAAAACTTTTCGAGGATATTGCGAAACGTTTTGAAACTACGAACGGTGGATATACTCGTGTTCTGAAACTTGTGAACAGAGCTTCTGACAATTCCGAAGTAGGGATTTTGGAACTCACTTCTAAGAAGGACAGAGCTTCTCTCTTGAAAGAAAGAGAAGAAAAACGCGAAACACAGGCGAAAGTCAGAGAAGACAAGAGAACCGCAAGAAAATCCGGTGTGACTCCTGCTCCTGTTAAAAAAGAAACGGCTCCTAAGAAAGAAAAAGAAGGAAAGAAGAAGTAATTTTATCCGAATTGAAATAGAATTCTTTACTTCTTGCCTTGCTTTTTAAAGAAAACCCGGTTCTGCCGGGTTTTTTTATTCCTTCTTTCTTTTGGAACTTTAATTGTCCATTTTTGATTTTGACAAGTGTTAGGAGCTCCATATAGACTTTCGCAAAATCAATATTGCGAATTTGGTTCAGAAATGGATTTCGTATGAAAAACTTTTTCAAAAGACCTAATTCTTAATCAGTCTTATTCTCCTTAGAAAGAAGTTCCTATGCTATAAAAAACGTTCAAAAGGTTGAAAATCGGTTGTTGAATTTGTTAGATGAGTTTTTACTCATAAAAGAAAATCTCCGTGCATCGATTTTCTTGGGATTATGAATTTGTTTTTCAAAGGTAAAAAGACGATCGAGCACCTTTTTGTGCGGATCTATAAACTTACTCTCTTCCTTCCTTGGGTTCTTCTTTTATTCTGTCAAGTGGCTTGTATGGACGCGAAAAAGATCAGCTTTGACGCAAGCAATCCCGCAGGTCTTTTGCTTCAGATCGCCGTTCCGAATGTAATTTCAAATTCTTCAGCGAATAGCCCGACTTCTACCTTTCAGGCGGATTCTGATATTCATTCCGTGAAACTTAGTTGGTCCTCAACTGCGACGGGTGCTTCGTATAAAATTTATTCCGCGACCACTTCTTCGGTAAACATATCGTCTCCCGAGATTACCGGAACTTCAACCGGGATTACCGGGAGTAGTTTTACACATTCCGGTTTGGGAGGGGGAGAAACGCACTATTATCTCCTGGAAGTCATTCAAGCCGATGGAACGAAGTCTTATTCTTCGATTACGCAAGCGACGACGTATTATCTTCCAACGGATGTTTCCAGTTTGGCGCTTTGGTTGAATGCAGAAGTCGGAATTTCAAAAGACACGGCTAACAAAATCACGACTTGGCAAGACCAAGCGAGCTCGAACGTCTTCACACGTTATTACGCGAATCAGGAACCCTATTGGCTTCCTAATTTTCGGAATCAAAGGCCGTTCGTTCAAATGAGCAACACTGAAGGTCGATTCTTTTCCAGTTCCGGTGTTCCGATTACCGGGAGTTCCTACACGATGCTCTTTGTGATCGAACAAAACGCGCTTTCAGTTGCGACGGAAGGAATTATTCATCTCTCCGGCGGAGGGGTCTCTTTGTATCTAAAATTCTATAACGGTGCCTTGGAAGTGAATAGCGGCGCCGGAGATTTTAAAAGCAACGCCTATGCTACCAACGTGGCTCATGTTCTTACGATGCAATTCTCGGGCACGGGAACTACTTTTTATTTGAACGGCAATTTACAGAAAAGCACGGCGAACGTATACGCCGCGGCGGGTAATAATCTAACTTATTTAGGCGTTTATGGCGGAGGATCCGGTCTTGATGGCAGGATCGCAGAAGGCTTGATCTACAACCAAGGGTTGAGTTCGGCAGACCGCATTAAGACAGAATGTTATCTTGGCTTTAAATACGGCATCTCCGTTTCTCATGTCTGTAATTGAGATTTAGAGTTTTAGAATATTCTTAAATACTTAATGTTCTATTTGTTGCGGTCATCGGTTGTATGCGTAAGCCGCTCCGGAATCAGGTTTTAATTCGTTCCAAGGTGCAGAGGACCGTTCGTATTTTCCGTTTGACTTCCGTCATCTAGTGGCGCTCCGGCAATAAGAGTGGTATCGGAAATCGCAACACTGTCCTAACCAAACCAATCGTTGGTTTGAACGTTTTTAGTCTTGATGGATAACTTTGAATCCAAAATGTTCCGCTTCTCCGGTAGACGTAGACGGCTCCAGATCCCGGCAGAGTATTGTCCGTCGGAGCAGTTGTTCCATTGAGAATTCGATTTTCCCAGTAAAGATAAAGATAAGATAAAAATAAGAATCGAATATTTCGGAAACGTGAAATATCTGACTGTGTTCTTTTCCGCTCTTCGCGATTTTAAGGAGAGATTTTGTGAGTATAGGAATATTAGGATATTTGAATGATCTTTGTCCGTTATCTAAAAACACAAATCTTTCTCAAAAAGAGGTTTTTCGATTTCCCTGCATAAGGGAAAAAGAAGAATCAAAATCAAGGAGAGATTGAAACCGATTCTTAACAACCGATTTTATTTTCAGAATAGTCGAAACGGTGAAACCTAAGCCCCTGAATCATTTGGAGCTTAGGTCTAATTCTTAAACTCTTGCGAGCCTTCCTTCTAGCCTTTCGATGATCTCGCTCATGTTCTTTTTGTTGATCACGATTTCGTAGGCCGCCGCGAGGACCGGTGTTTCCGGCGTGATCTTCATTAGATTCGGCATTACTTTGAGTCCGTAAAAACCGTTGGACATTCTTTCCGAAGGAGATCCGTATGCGATATCATATCCGGTTTTTCTGTCTTTCGCATCGGTTCCGAAACAAGAAAGCATAAAGTCAGTCAGTCCGGAGAGGCCTTGGAATGTTTCCGGTTGTCCTCCCATCTTGGTTCCGATTTCGGTCATCTCGGAAAAGAATCGGTTGGAAAGATGAAAGAGAGAGTTGTCTACGTTTCCTCCGAGGGTTTGCGTAAAGTATCCTTCTACGATTCCCATCGCAAGCGCGTAGATCGTTTTGAGAGCTCCGCCTAACTGAACCCCTTTGATATCTGTCGGAATTTTCGCCGGCCTTGGAAAGATATAACCCGTAGTAAAAAGTTTTTGAACTCTTGGAATCAAAGACGCGTTCGACGCCGCGATTTCGAATCCCGAAATCTTTCTTTCCATGATCTGATCCGGATAACAAGCTCCGGCAATCACACCCAATCGATCGTCTTCCAATCCGAATGCAGTCTGTACTTCGTCCAAGATCAAACCCGTGCTCGTAAAACCTTTGACTACGTTAAAAAACGGAGCCTTGTTCTTATTGAGGAACGGTTGAATCTCGGGATAGACGTTGATCAACTCCCAAGGATTGGTCCCTTGAATAAAAAGAGTGGCGGTTTTCAGAACTTCCGGATCGGAAGTGAAGATTAAATTCGGTGGAAGTTTGTAGAGAGGATAGTATTTCAATTCTCTTCTTTCCGTGTTGCACTGTTCCGTATAGGTTTGATCCGGATGATAGAGATAAACCAAGACGTCTTTGTTGGCGAGTAAGGTCGCGACCGCGATCGACATACTACTCGCTCCGATGACGACGATCTTTTCCTCAGGTTCTTTCGGAACCTTGATGAGAATATTCTTTCCCGTAACGTCGCCTTTGTAGAGGTTTCGATAGGTTCCGTGCTGGTGCTTGTTTAGATTCGAACCGACCAAAAGCGCTAAGTTATCGATGAGGAATTGTTTTTTGTCTCCGTGTTCCGGGAACTGAAGTTGTTCCACGTCTTTCGGAAACGTTTCCATGTGTTTTCTGGAAAGTTCTCCGACTAACACCGGTTTTCCGATTACGAGTTTACCGTTTACCTGATTGAACAACAAGCTCGTGGTTGGAAGAATCTTGTCCGTCTTTTCTAAGGAGATCGGAATGATGACCTTGTTCGCGACGTAGTGATAAACCGTTTCCACGAACGGCATGAGTCTTCCGTCTCTGGAACGGGTTCCTTCCGGAAAGATCGCGACGATCTTTCCGTCGGACTGAAGTTTTTGAGAATGTCGAAAGGCTCTCATGTTGATCTTCGTCATCACGTCTGAAAGACTCGGATTGTCCGCCATATCTCTTTTCGAACAAACCAAAAGAGTTCCGAACATATAAAGACCGAGACGAGTGAAGTCCGGTTCATACGCGAGTCTTCCCGCAATAAAAACCAATTGTTCCGCAATCGCTTTCCCTTCGGGAGAACAGTTATAGAGCTGATGAAAGATAGCGGGAGCATCGAGGTGAGAAAGGTGATTGGAAATCAGAGTGATCGGATATTTCCCGAGAAGAGGTTGGACCAATTTGAGATTGTCCACGCCTTCCACGGTAAACTGTTTCATGATCGGAGAAAGAAATTCCATCATGAATTCTCTGGATCTTTGTTCGGGAGAAGTGTAAACTCCGACCGTTTCGAGAAGATTCGGTTCTTTGAATACGTCCATTACCGGAGGCATGGGGGTTACCGAGGATAAGTATAAAAACTTCTGGAGAATCTTCTTGGCTTCTTCTTCCGTCATTCCGGAACGTTTGAACAAGTGAATGTTTTCGAAAAATTCTTTCTGCCATTTCCCAACGCTGGATTCTTTCTCAGCCATCAATCTTACTCCTGGTCTTTCGATATAAATTCGTTTTCATCCGGTCTCTTCCTGAGGGAAGCCGGGTTGTTCGCATTCCGATATGATCTTTGAAAGAGAATCGGGGTCTAAAGTCGTTTTCGGTTGATTCCGAAAGGAAAGAAATTTCCGAATCGGAATCGGATTCTTGCTAATCCCGGAATATAAACCGAGAAATGCCTTTTAGAAGGACTTGCCCAAATCGTCGATAGAAATCGTAAGATGGAGAGAATCCGCTGAATCGGATGATAATCATCCGTTTGGAATGGGAATTGTCATTCTATTTTTTTAAAAAGGTTTGAAATCTGACGTCTCGGTTTTGAACTGTATTCTGGAACTGAAGTCTTCCAAAAAATGAATCAAAAACTCCCAGAACCCAGCCAGAAAAAATGGATCCCGGACGGGTTTCACTTCCTTGGTCCAGAAGACAGCAAAGACAGGCGCATCTTACTCGAGACCGTTTCGGGAGTTCTGAAAAAAAAAGGGTATTCCGAAGTATTCTTACCCGCATTCGATTACAGCTCGACCTTTCTTCAGACGGTTTCCGCTCCCGATTCTTCTTCTCTCTTCCGAATCCGAGATCTTTCCGGAAACGAAATCTCGCCGAGCATCGATTTAACGGTGCAAGCCGTAAAAGGAATGGCCGGTTTCTCGCACCAGAAAGAAAACCAGAACATCTTTTACGTGGGAAGAATTTTTAGAGAAACCGCCAAGGGGAGCGTATCGCGAAAAGAAGTTTTGCAGATCGGCGCGGAATCGATCGGCGCCTCGGGCAAAGAAAACACACTTCGGATTTTGGAAGAATTGGATGAGATCGTTGCCCTTCTTCCTCTTGAGAATGAATTGACCCTCGTTCTGGGAAACGTAAACCTCTTTCATTCCATCGTTCAGGAATTTTCTCTCAGTCAGAGCGAGATCGAAATTCTTTCAGCTTTGTTATATCAGAAAAACGTAAACGAGATCGAACGAATTTTCGGTAGCAAAAAAAATCATTCCACTCTCATCCGTTTGTTAAACGCACTCGTTCTCAACTTTAGCCTGGATGCTTTGAAGAATTCTTTCAATCTGGATTCTCTTTCCGATAATCTTAAAAAAAGTCTCGGGATCGTTTTGGAAGAAACCTCCTGGATTTTGAAAGCCTGGGATTCCAAAAAAAGAAAGATCGATCTTTGTATCGACTTCTCGCTTTTACGAGATTTGAATTATTATACCGGTTTTGTCTTTCAAGGTTATCTTCAGGGTTCTCCCGATCCGGTACTAACAGGCGGAGCCTACGATCATCTCTACGAAATGTTTTCCGGAGTTCAGAAGAACGCAAGCGGTTACGCGCTCGTGGTGAATACGTTAGAGGCATCCTTAAAATCCCCTCTTTCCGATCTTAGATCATGAAACGAAATTTTACCAACCAGCAATTTGAGGAAAAACTATGCCCGCATCGTTAGTAGTAGGAACCCAATGGGGTGATGAAGGAAAAGCGAAAGTGATCGACTTTCTCTCCAAGGACACGGACATCATCGTTCGTTATCAAGGCGGTGCGAACGCCGGTCATACCGTGGTCGTTCACGGGAAGAAGTATGTGTTTCATTTGGTTCCTTCCGGAGTGATCTACGACCAGACGACCTGCGTGATCGGAAACGGAGTCGTTCTCGATCCTCTTTTCTTTATAGAAGAATGTGATCGCCTTCAGAAGGAAGGTTTTCCCGTTTACGACAAACTTTTGTTAAGCGACGCCTGTCATCTTTTGTTTCCGTATCATTCCCAGATCGATTCTGCGAGAGAAACAACGCTCAGTCAGGAACACAAGATCGGGACCACAAAAAAAGGGATCGGAGTCTGTTACGCCGATAAGATGATGAGAACGGGTTTGAGAGTAGGGGATCTTTTGGACGATTCTTATCAATCGCGACTCAAACATCTCGTGGAAGAAAAAAATCGCGAGTTGGACAAACTCTACGGAATGTCTCCCGTTTCCTACAATGAAATCAACGAAGGTCTGAAATTCTTCCTTTCCAAAGTAAAGAAGAATATTATAAATACCGCATATTATCTCGACAACGAACTTAAAAAAGGAAAAAGAATCCTTCTGGAAGGCGCACAAGGAACCGGTCTGGACGTGGATTTCGGGACGTATCCTTATGTGACGAGCTCCAATCCTACGACCGGCGGAGCTCTGATCGGAACCGGAATTTCTTTCCAACATCTCAAACACGTGATCGGAATCACAAAAGCTTATACTACGAGAGTGGGAGAAGGACCATTCCCTACGGAATTACTGGGAGAACCCGGAGAAGCACTTCGTCAGAAAGGTGGAGAATTCGGCGCTACGACGGGACGTCCGAGACGTTGTGGTTGGTTTGACGCGGAGATGTTGAAACATTCTGTTCGGATCAACGGGATCACGTCGATCGCTTTGACAAAGATCGATATTCTTTCCGATTATGATTCGATTCCGGTTGCGGTCGGTTATAAACTCAACGGAAAAACTCTGGATTGTTTTCCTTCTCAGTGTTTGGAAAAAGTAGAAGTTGTCTACGAAGAGTTTCCAGGTTGGAAGACGGATATTTCAGGGATCAGCGAGTTTCAAAAACTTCCCGAAAAATGTAAGGATTATATTTCCACCTTGGAAAAACTCATCGGCGT harbors:
- a CDS encoding adenylate kinase; the protein is MKNIIFMGPPGAGKGTQAKILCQNLGIPQISTGDILREAVKNQTPMGVEAKRFMDAGDLVPDSVVIGIIKDRIREADCKNGFLLDGFPRTVEQADALDSLLKGEGKSIDKAINLQVPDAELLKRLLSRAEIEGRADDNEATIKNRLDNYNKKTLPLLDYYAAQKKLSQVNGVGSLEEVTSLIQKELA
- the secY gene encoding preprotein translocase subunit SecY, which produces MLNTFKNIFRIPELRQKIIFTLSMLLLFRMGTHITIPGINPVVVAGIANDPSSEGLLGMVDLFAGGALLKFSIFALGIMPYISSSIVMQLFMVLVPSLQKLQKEGEEGRKKIGQYTKYGTVILCAIQSLAVIQLAKGWSTGTELEPARYPGLINSSVIPYFYLIGILSITTGTVLLIWLGEQITERGIGNGISLLIFAGIIGRLPESMVQLFSTDTMDALNVLILLILFILLISLTVLLTQGVRKVPLQYGKQMVGRKMVQAKSQSIPFKVNGANVMPIIFASSLILFPQTIIQWLSSSSEQWAGWAIIMDFFNPFSQIWYHALFYFIIYTSLIVFFAYFYTAIQFNPTELAENLKKYGGFIPGIRPGSHTKEYIEKVLNRITLPGAMFLAGLALAPYIIIKFLDLSSNSGGGSLVYTFGGTSLLIMVGVALETLKQIESQLLMRNYEGFMKKSKIKGRS
- the infA gene encoding translation initiation factor IF-1, whose product is MAKEEAITVDGTVLEPLPNAMFRVELENGHKVLAHISGKMRMHYIRILPGDKVTVELSPYDLSKGRITYRKK
- the rpsD gene encoding 30S ribosomal protein S4, with translation MARYRGPVVKIMRREGVDLFLKSSYTFNKDKFHRKGPPGMPTKRKGKVSEYGAQLREKQKLKRAYGLLEKQFRRYYEEASHAHGVTGEILLQLLERRLDNVLYRLGFAVTRRQARNFIAHRHILVNGDRVDIPSYRLNVGDKVEIRDKFKTSTFIADNIRLSQSLQGVPSWLSADYTNFGGDVTALPERHHIDLPVKEQVIVELYSK
- a CDS encoding ATP phosphoribosyltransferase regulatory subunit, translated to MNQKLPEPSQKKWIPDGFHFLGPEDSKDRRILLETVSGVLKKKGYSEVFLPAFDYSSTFLQTVSAPDSSSLFRIRDLSGNEISPSIDLTVQAVKGMAGFSHQKENQNIFYVGRIFRETAKGSVSRKEVLQIGAESIGASGKENTLRILEELDEIVALLPLENELTLVLGNVNLFHSIVQEFSLSQSEIEILSALLYQKNVNEIERIFGSKKNHSTLIRLLNALVLNFSLDALKNSFNLDSLSDNLKKSLGIVLEETSWILKAWDSKKRKIDLCIDFSLLRDLNYYTGFVFQGYLQGSPDPVLTGGAYDHLYEMFSGVQKNASGYALVVNTLEASLKSPLSDLRS
- the rplQ gene encoding 50S ribosomal protein L17 codes for the protein MNKRNKVKHLNRNKGHRDALINNMITSLFKYERIESTQAKLKVIRSHAEKLITRAKKNLAVDLKPEIQLHNKREVMKRIKDREVVVKLFEDIAKRFETTNGGYTRVLKLVNRASDNSEVGILELTSKKDRASLLKEREEKRETQAKVREDKRTARKSGVTPAPVKKETAPKKEKEGKKK
- the rpsM gene encoding 30S ribosomal protein S13, coding for MARIAGIDLPREKRIVIGLTYIFGIGNSLSRGILKKAGVDEKIRVKDLNEAQEAAIRKAIEESAKVEGDLRSEIQLNIKRLMDIGCYRGLRHRRGLPVNGQRTRTNARTRKGGKKTVANKKKVTK
- a CDS encoding DNA-directed RNA polymerase subunit alpha → MSLKSLLKGFKRPKKIEFNTEANTPNYGKFVAEPFERGFATTIGNSLRRTLMSSIEGAAISAIRIEGVNHEFSFIEGVAEDVTRIILNLKQVRIKYEPEEKDQSKIIHLELKGAGYFRAGDLAVDSSIEIMNPDLHIATLNEDANLIMDLEIQRGRGYVPAEEKKKDIEVLGTIPVDSIFSPVQKVVFEVSETRVAQRSDYEKLTLEVWTDGSVSPDDAVAQAAKILKEHLTVFINFEEELEEEDDELDEADEKLKASLSKHVEELELSVRSLNVLRSLEIDFIGDLVKRSEEEMSKSKHYSDQCLQELKTKLSTLGLSFGMRDF
- the rpmJ gene encoding 50S ribosomal protein L36, with amino-acid sequence MKVRTSVKKICSSCKVIRRKGVIRVICTNPKHKQRQA
- a CDS encoding 1-acyl-sn-glycerol-3-phosphate acyltransferase; this translates as MAEKESSVGKWQKEFFENIHLFKRSGMTEEEAKKILQKFLYLSSVTPMPPVMDVFKEPNLLETVGVYTSPEQRSREFMMEFLSPIMKQFTVEGVDNLKLVQPLLGKYPITLISNHLSHLDAPAIFHQLYNCSPEGKAIAEQLVFIAGRLAYEPDFTRLGLYMFGTLLVCSKRDMADNPSLSDVMTKINMRAFRHSQKLQSDGKIVAIFPEGTRSRDGRLMPFVETVYHYVANKVIIPISLEKTDKILPTTSLLFNQVNGKLVIGKPVLVGELSRKHMETFPKDVEQLQFPEHGDKKQFLIDNLALLVGSNLNKHQHGTYRNLYKGDVTGKNILIKVPKEPEEKIVVIGASSMSIAVATLLANKDVLVYLYHPDQTYTEQCNTERRELKYYPLYKLPPNLIFTSDPEVLKTATLFIQGTNPWELINVYPEIQPFLNKNKAPFFNVVKGFTSTGLILDEVQTAFGLEDDRLGVIAGACYPDQIMERKISGFEIAASNASLIPRVQKLFTTGYIFPRPAKIPTDIKGVQLGGALKTIYALAMGIVEGYFTQTLGGNVDNSLFHLSNRFFSEMTEIGTKMGGQPETFQGLSGLTDFMLSCFGTDAKDRKTGYDIAYGSPSERMSNGFYGLKVMPNLMKITPETPVLAAAYEIVINKKNMSEIIERLEGRLARV
- the rpsK gene encoding 30S ribosomal protein S11 encodes the protein MADDKKSKKEKKVKKKEKKVVPRGKVYITASFNNTIVTITDMAGNTISWSTSGAMGFRGSKKSTPYAAQIAAGNAAEKAMDAAGLQEVDVMVSGPGIGRESAIRSLVARGLNIKMIKDVTPLPHNGCRPRKRRRV
- a CDS encoding LamG-like jellyroll fold domain-containing protein, producing the protein MNLFFKGKKTIEHLFVRIYKLTLFLPWVLLLFCQVACMDAKKISFDASNPAGLLLQIAVPNVISNSSANSPTSTFQADSDIHSVKLSWSSTATGASYKIYSATTSSVNISSPEITGTSTGITGSSFTHSGLGGGETHYYLLEVIQADGTKSYSSITQATTYYLPTDVSSLALWLNAEVGISKDTANKITTWQDQASSNVFTRYYANQEPYWLPNFRNQRPFVQMSNTEGRFFSSSGVPITGSSYTMLFVIEQNALSVATEGIIHLSGGGVSLYLKFYNGALEVNSGAGDFKSNAYATNVAHVLTMQFSGTGTTFYLNGNLQKSTANVYAAAGNNLTYLGVYGGGSGLDGRIAEGLIYNQGLSSADRIKTECYLGFKYGISVSHVCN